One Natrinema halophilum genomic window carries:
- a CDS encoding GNAT family N-acetyltransferase has protein sequence MSPDVRCAVPDDATAIRDIARESWHAAYDPIIGEETVTETIDRWYTLEDLEASIVEARAREDAVFLIAEEADEPVGFAHTGPHRERPAVASLNRIYVRPDWWGEGIGTALLKRVQDTLHSEYDRLYLAVLADNEVGVSFYESAGFERTGTQDSDLKPEVTEYVYEKPL, from the coding sequence GTGTCTCCGGACGTTCGATGTGCAGTCCCGGACGACGCGACGGCAATCCGCGACATCGCTCGCGAGAGCTGGCACGCCGCCTACGACCCGATCATCGGGGAGGAGACCGTCACTGAGACGATAGACCGGTGGTACACACTTGAGGACCTCGAGGCGTCAATTGTTGAGGCACGTGCCCGTGAAGATGCCGTCTTCCTGATCGCCGAGGAAGCGGACGAACCTGTCGGCTTCGCGCATACCGGCCCACACCGCGAGCGACCTGCGGTCGCGTCGCTGAACCGGATCTATGTCCGTCCCGACTGGTGGGGAGAGGGAATCGGTACGGCGCTGCTCAAGCGAGTCCAGGACACCCTCCACAGTGAGTACGATCGGCTGTACCTTGCCGTCCTCGCGGACAATGAGGTGGGTGTCTCGTTCTACGAATCGGCCGGCTTCGAACGGACCGGAACCCAGGATAGCGACCTGAAACCGGAGGTCACGGAGTACGTCTATGAGAAACCACTCTAA
- a CDS encoding alkaline phosphatase family protein yields MTDPQIPQTTETAGRIIVLDIVGLQPQHIDADRMPTLESFFPNDRVTDLRPPFPAVTVPAQTTLATGQRPETHGDVSSGEYDRERETAEFWERDRDGRDRIWETASDEAGLTTGVLNFQHLIGTSADVAVTPSPIEDENNDILEMNCWSNPDGFYDDLREELNHFPLHNYWGPGANEAGSRWILAAAREAIERFDPDMLWIYVPHLDYVGQSDGPGSDAFEEELGVVDELLEEFLTPLTETDRWDETVLALVSEYGFHDVDRPVFPNRALREAGLLDVADDGDVDIAGSDAFAMVDHQIAHVYADEGSVDAAHNALEALEGVDDVLGESGTEHRGIDHPNAGEIVLVAAPDAWFQYYWWDDTANAPPYATEMDIHAKPGFDPCELFIGDEGLVSLDATKVRGSHGRVDGSAFGCFGLGGPAGPALQGDGAVDATDVTPTIIDLLGLDLDSSIPLEGSSLRSSPE; encoded by the coding sequence ATGACCGACCCACAGATTCCCCAGACGACGGAGACGGCTGGCCGAATAATCGTCCTCGACATCGTCGGCCTCCAGCCCCAGCATATAGACGCCGATAGAATGCCGACGCTCGAGTCGTTCTTCCCGAACGACCGCGTGACCGACCTTCGGCCACCGTTTCCGGCCGTAACCGTTCCCGCCCAGACGACGCTCGCGACGGGACAACGGCCGGAAACCCACGGAGACGTGTCGAGCGGAGAGTACGACCGTGAACGGGAGACCGCCGAATTTTGGGAACGCGACCGCGACGGTCGCGATCGAATCTGGGAAACCGCAAGCGACGAAGCGGGGCTGACTACCGGCGTTTTGAACTTCCAACACTTGATCGGGACCAGCGCCGACGTGGCCGTCACGCCGTCGCCGATCGAAGACGAAAACAACGACATTCTCGAGATGAACTGCTGGTCGAACCCGGATGGATTCTACGACGACCTCCGCGAGGAACTGAATCACTTTCCGCTACACAACTACTGGGGTCCCGGTGCGAACGAAGCGGGAAGCCGATGGATTCTCGCGGCCGCTCGCGAGGCGATCGAGCGTTTCGATCCGGATATGCTCTGGATCTACGTGCCACACCTCGACTACGTCGGACAGAGCGACGGTCCGGGGAGCGACGCCTTCGAGGAGGAACTGGGGGTCGTCGACGAACTCCTCGAGGAATTCCTCACTCCCCTCACCGAGACCGACCGCTGGGACGAGACGGTTCTCGCACTCGTCAGCGAGTACGGATTTCACGACGTGGACCGGCCGGTGTTCCCGAACCGTGCGCTCCGCGAGGCCGGACTGCTCGACGTGGCTGACGACGGTGACGTAGACATCGCCGGTTCGGATGCGTTCGCGATGGTCGACCACCAGATCGCACACGTCTACGCCGACGAGGGGTCGGTCGATGCAGCTCACAACGCACTCGAAGCGCTCGAGGGCGTCGACGACGTTCTCGGCGAATCCGGGACGGAACACCGCGGGATCGACCACCCCAATGCGGGCGAGATCGTCCTCGTCGCGGCTCCGGACGCGTGGTTCCAGTACTACTGGTGGGACGACACCGCGAACGCACCGCCGTACGCGACCGAGATGGACATTCACGCGAAACCCGGCTTCGACCCGTGCGAACTGTTCATCGGCGACGAGGGACTCGTCTCGCTCGACGCGACGAAGGTACGCGGGTCACACGGCCGCGTCGACGGGTCGGCGTTCGGCTGTTTCGGCCTCGGAGGCCCGGCGGGGCCCGCGCTTCAGGGTGACGGTGCAGTCGACGCGACCGACGTCACGCCGACGATCATCGACCTGCTCGGTCTCGACCTCGACTCGTCGATCCCGCTCGAGGGCTCGTCGCTCCGCAGTTCCCCGGAGTGA
- a CDS encoding inositol-3-phosphate synthase, producing MNRSDHRLAGDRTGVWLVGARGNVATMSIVGARAIAAGKTDTTGMVTKREPVSSLDLPPIEGLVFGGHDIDPESLVTQAELQCDRNDVPDETTLAAVRDDLAAIDDRIEVGTAVNCGAAVTEESERIDDSLAIRDVIEQIRDDYETFRNHHGIDRLVVVNVASTEPEPTEPERYDDRDGLERAIDENDRELPASVLYAYAAIDSGHPFVNFTPSTANAVGGIRDLAATESVPHMGRDAKTGETLVKSALAPMFAGRNLQVLSWEGHNILGNKDGLVLEDDANAAGKLASKGDVLDSILPEIGHNRVRIDYTPSLADWKTAWDYIHFEGFLETEMTMQFTWEGSDSALAAPLVLDLVRLIAHADRYGDGGLQPQLASFFKAPIGVDDHDFSRQLDLLYDYARQDR from the coding sequence ATGAACCGGAGCGACCACCGCTTGGCCGGCGACAGAACCGGCGTCTGGCTCGTCGGTGCGCGCGGAAACGTGGCAACGATGTCGATCGTCGGCGCTCGCGCGATCGCCGCGGGGAAGACCGACACGACCGGAATGGTCACCAAACGTGAACCGGTCTCAAGTCTCGACCTTCCGCCGATCGAGGGGCTCGTTTTCGGCGGCCACGATATCGATCCGGAGTCGCTCGTCACCCAGGCCGAACTCCAGTGCGACCGAAACGACGTGCCCGACGAAACGACGCTCGCAGCCGTCCGAGACGACCTCGCTGCGATCGACGACCGGATCGAGGTCGGAACGGCGGTCAACTGCGGTGCCGCGGTTACCGAGGAAAGCGAACGGATCGACGACTCACTCGCGATCCGAGACGTCATCGAGCAGATACGGGACGATTACGAAACATTCCGAAACCACCACGGTATCGACCGGCTCGTCGTGGTCAACGTCGCCTCGACGGAGCCCGAACCCACTGAGCCGGAGCGCTACGACGACCGCGACGGACTCGAGCGCGCAATCGACGAGAACGACCGCGAGTTGCCAGCGAGCGTTCTCTACGCCTACGCCGCGATCGATTCCGGGCATCCGTTCGTCAACTTCACGCCGAGTACGGCCAATGCGGTGGGGGGAATCCGCGACCTCGCCGCTACGGAATCCGTCCCGCACATGGGACGTGATGCAAAGACCGGGGAGACGCTCGTCAAGTCCGCGCTCGCGCCGATGTTCGCCGGCCGCAACCTGCAGGTGTTGAGCTGGGAGGGGCACAACATTCTGGGCAACAAAGACGGCTTGGTCCTCGAGGACGACGCGAACGCGGCCGGCAAACTCGCGAGCAAAGGCGACGTGCTCGATTCGATCCTGCCCGAAATCGGCCACAATCGGGTTCGAATCGATTACACGCCGTCGCTGGCCGACTGGAAGACCGCCTGGGACTACATCCACTTCGAAGGCTTCCTCGAGACCGAGATGACGATGCAGTTCACCTGGGAAGGATCAGACTCCGCGCTGGCCGCGCCGCTCGTCCTCGATCTGGTGCGCCTGATCGCCCATGCCGACCGATACGGCGACGGTGGACTTCAGCCCCAACTCGCGTCGTTCTTCAAAGCCCCGATCGGAGTCGACGACCACGATTTTTCCCGCCAACTGGATCTGTTGTACGACTACGCCCGACAGGATCGCTGA
- a CDS encoding fumarylacetoacetate hydrolase family protein, giving the protein MKYARFRDPAGAVRRGEYENGTVHFATESYSIESDEIDVLPPSEPSKIVCIGKNYADHAAELDSEVPDRPMLFLKPPNALAAHDDTVTLPAGKERIDHEAELGVVIGEQCRYVSEADAMDAVAGFTCVNDLSNRDDQRQEQNWIRGKAFDGAAPMGPVLATPDEIPDDAAVRTRVNGDLRQDGSRNQLVFSIPELIAEITTYLTLEPGDVIATGTPEGVGPLADGDEVEIEVEGVGTLAHSVRIP; this is encoded by the coding sequence ATGAAATACGCGCGTTTTCGCGACCCGGCCGGTGCCGTTCGTCGTGGCGAGTACGAGAACGGAACAGTCCACTTCGCAACCGAGAGCTATTCGATCGAGAGCGACGAGATCGACGTCCTGCCGCCGTCGGAACCCTCGAAGATCGTGTGCATCGGCAAGAACTACGCCGACCACGCAGCGGAACTCGACTCCGAGGTTCCCGACCGGCCGATGCTCTTTTTGAAGCCACCGAACGCGCTCGCAGCCCACGACGATACCGTCACCCTCCCCGCAGGCAAAGAGCGCATCGATCACGAAGCCGAACTCGGCGTCGTCATCGGCGAGCAGTGTCGTTACGTCTCCGAAGCCGACGCCATGGATGCGGTGGCGGGATTTACGTGCGTGAACGATCTCTCGAATCGAGACGATCAGCGCCAGGAACAGAATTGGATCCGTGGAAAGGCGTTCGACGGCGCGGCCCCGATGGGACCCGTCCTCGCGACACCCGACGAGATTCCCGACGATGCAGCCGTTCGGACCCGCGTAAACGGCGACCTGCGACAGGACGGCTCCCGCAATCAACTCGTGTTTTCGATCCCCGAACTGATCGCCGAGATTACGACCTATCTCACACTCGAGCCCGGAGACGTGATCGCAACTGGCACGCCAGAAGGCGTCGGACCGCTGGCCGACGGTGACGAAGTCGAAATCGAGGTCGAAGGCGTCGGCACGCTGGCACACTCAGTTCGGATTCCCTGA
- a CDS encoding MBL fold metallo-hydrolase, which translates to MTVTFDALTIDWFGLATIRLEGQTGAVVYVDPGPEAYDVLSGYEARDGDLILVSHDHHYDPESIRRVANEDALLVVHDSTDANEIDRVDERPEELPFDVERVSTDESFVLGPLDLFTTPAYNDSDGPHTDENGIPYHPEGQGCGFGVTLDGTTAFWPGDTDVLPVHADVPVDILFPPIGGTFTMDRHEAAALAARLEPDLVLPVHYDTFEAIETDAESFVVDVATSGVPVVLDRDET; encoded by the coding sequence ATGACCGTCACGTTCGACGCCCTGACGATCGACTGGTTCGGCCTCGCGACGATTCGGCTCGAGGGACAGACGGGCGCGGTCGTCTACGTCGACCCCGGTCCGGAGGCGTACGACGTGCTGAGCGGTTACGAGGCTCGAGACGGCGATCTGATTCTCGTTAGCCACGATCATCACTACGATCCCGAGTCGATTCGACGGGTGGCGAACGAGGATGCGCTGCTCGTCGTCCACGATTCAACTGACGCGAATGAAATCGATCGAGTCGATGAGAGGCCGGAAGAGCTGCCATTCGACGTGGAGCGAGTTAGCACTGACGAGTCGTTCGTTCTCGGGCCGCTCGACCTGTTTACGACGCCGGCGTACAACGACTCCGATGGCCCGCACACCGACGAAAACGGCATCCCCTACCATCCCGAGGGACAGGGGTGCGGGTTCGGCGTCACCCTCGACGGTACCACGGCATTCTGGCCCGGCGATACCGACGTCCTCCCGGTTCACGCCGACGTACCCGTCGATATCCTCTTCCCGCCGATTGGCGGGACGTTTACGATGGATCGCCACGAGGCTGCGGCGCTGGCAGCGCGGCTCGAGCCGGATCTCGTTCTCCCGGTTCACTACGATACGTTCGAAGCGATCGAAACCGACGCGGAGTCGTTCGTCGTCGACGTGGCGACCAGCGGGGTTCCGGTCGTCCTTGATAGAGACGAAACGTGA
- a CDS encoding DsrE family protein, whose amino-acid sequence MAETAIVILAGTESHSDLGRLVNGLEAAREFDENPDDELEVIFDSAGTEWVPELEDEDHDYHELYRSLSEEVAVCDYCANAFGVDEAVADTGVETVDENGGHPSIRSLVDDGYEIITY is encoded by the coding sequence ATGGCAGAGACAGCGATCGTCATTCTGGCGGGCACCGAATCGCACAGCGACCTCGGCCGACTCGTAAACGGCCTCGAGGCGGCGCGAGAGTTCGACGAAAATCCCGACGACGAGCTGGAGGTGATATTCGACAGTGCCGGGACGGAGTGGGTTCCGGAACTGGAAGATGAAGATCACGATTACCACGAGCTCTATCGGTCACTCAGCGAGGAGGTTGCGGTCTGTGACTACTGTGCTAACGCCTTCGGCGTCGACGAGGCTGTCGCCGATACCGGCGTCGAGACGGTCGACGAAAACGGCGGCCACCCGAGTATCCGATCGCTGGTCGACGACGGCTACGAGATTATCACGTACTAG
- a CDS encoding UbiA family prenyltransferase yields MTGGVSSDRNGNTDAVDGEGGAAPKRGPRATLEAIAELVRIPNLFTAPPDVILGAALVAVTGHDPTSVTVGGLAIGSVILYAGGTTLNDAFDAPVDVRHRPDRPIPSGRVSRHTAFGLGFALLALAVGIAFGVAGRPAAVAAGLIAVAVVTYDGLLKGTTAGFLAMGTTRGLNVVLGTTAVGRSVFESPIRLLAVPAAVTGYIAAVTFMAARETEGENRGAVAVAAAGATAAVLTLGWHLVNVGPSVLESGVALAFAAAFCWWVGRPLRAAFADPVPSTVGPAVGACVLGLVLLDAGFAAAAGVGWGVATGAFLVPAVVSSRVIDVT; encoded by the coding sequence GTGACCGGCGGCGTCTCGTCGGATCGCAACGGAAACACGGACGCGGTCGACGGTGAGGGTGGAGCCGCTCCCAAACGCGGTCCCCGGGCGACGCTCGAGGCGATCGCCGAACTGGTCCGAATCCCGAACCTCTTTACGGCGCCGCCGGACGTGATTCTCGGGGCTGCCCTGGTGGCCGTCACTGGCCACGACCCGACGTCGGTCACGGTCGGCGGACTCGCGATCGGCTCGGTCATATTGTACGCCGGCGGCACGACACTCAACGACGCCTTCGACGCCCCAGTAGACGTTCGCCACCGTCCCGACCGGCCGATCCCGTCCGGCCGCGTGTCGCGCCACACCGCATTCGGACTCGGGTTCGCGCTGTTGGCGCTCGCCGTCGGGATCGCGTTCGGCGTCGCCGGCCGACCGGCTGCAGTCGCCGCCGGACTCATCGCCGTCGCAGTCGTCACCTACGACGGTCTCTTGAAGGGAACGACAGCTGGATTCCTCGCGATGGGGACGACACGGGGACTAAACGTGGTTCTCGGTACAACTGCTGTCGGGAGATCGGTGTTCGAGTCGCCGATCCGACTGCTCGCCGTTCCCGCAGCCGTCACCGGCTACATCGCCGCCGTCACGTTCATGGCCGCTCGAGAGACGGAGGGAGAGAATCGGGGTGCCGTCGCAGTCGCCGCTGCGGGTGCGACAGCGGCGGTGCTCACGCTCGGCTGGCATCTCGTGAACGTGGGCCCGTCCGTCCTCGAGAGCGGCGTCGCGCTCGCGTTCGCTGCCGCGTTTTGCTGGTGGGTCGGGCGGCCCCTGCGAGCCGCGTTCGCCGATCCCGTCCCGAGTACCGTCGGACCGGCGGTCGGCGCGTGCGTCCTCGGGCTCGTGTTGCTCGATGCGGGCTTCGCCGCCGCGGCCGGGGTTGGCTGGGGGGTTGCTACGGGGGCTTTCCTCGTTCCGGCAGTAGTCTCCTCGCGAGTAATCGATGTGACGTGA
- a CDS encoding MaoC/PaaZ C-terminal domain-containing protein: MDAGIRRALRPQPIHVDEDAATESLFGDLIASGWLPCALSARLLVTGYMNDNATLGGRGMDGVRWHQPVYARDILSVTTELVEKRAGDNPAYGHTRLPVTTTNQSDDAVLTMYGLGLVEKREAPQV; encoded by the coding sequence ATAGATGCTGGAATTCGCAGAGCGCTACGCCCCCAGCCGATCCACGTTGACGAGGACGCTGCGACGGAGTCGCTGTTCGGCGACCTGATCGCCAGCGGGTGGTTACCCTGCGCGCTGTCAGCCCGGTTGCTCGTCACAGGATACATGAACGACAATGCTACCCTCGGCGGTCGGGGGATGGATGGAGTCCGGTGGCACCAACCAGTGTATGCTAGAGACATCCTCTCGGTAACGACCGAACTGGTGGAAAAGCGCGCCGGTGACAACCCCGCGTATGGCCACACGCGATTACCAGTCACGACAACGAACCAGAGTGACGACGCAGTCTTAACGATGTACGGACTGGGCCTCGTCGAGAAACGCGAAGCGCCCCAAGTGTAA
- a CDS encoding dihydrolipoyl dehydrogenase, with protein MEEYDFLVIGSGSGLDVANAAANQGQSVAVVEKGRLGGTCLNRGCIPSKKLLYHADVVETIERADEFGIDATVDDVAFADIVRDVTEDVHGSSDSIRRGLHSSDRIDLYEAKAHFVDERTLELSGGEADESRLRADTVLVAAGTRPAVPNMDGIDDVDYLTSTEALQLQTPPDRLVIVGGGYIAAELAQFFGTFDSDVSIVSRRPNMLPDADEEVSAAFTERYADRFDVHAGYEAAAVSRDGGSITVEARSYTYSDGGGTRGDERLTVTGDELLVAAGRIPNTDTLNLEAAGVETDADGFIQTDEYLRTTADGVWALGDIVGEYLLKHNANHEARTVTRNLFGDDLVPADYSAMPFAVFASPEVAGVGLTEQELRATDREYAKRVYPYEETARGSAMHAEGFVKPLIDTEGKILGCHIIGPGASSLIQEVVVAMTAGTGTVHDIRQSVHIHPALPEVVQRAFSGQFTLGDGHDHDHHHNDDPGHTHDHGHDHAPEE; from the coding sequence ATGGAGGAGTACGACTTTCTCGTCATCGGTTCTGGTTCCGGTCTCGACGTAGCGAACGCGGCGGCGAATCAGGGCCAATCGGTCGCAGTCGTCGAAAAAGGGAGACTCGGCGGTACCTGCCTCAATCGGGGCTGTATTCCGTCGAAGAAACTCCTGTATCACGCCGACGTTGTCGAAACGATCGAGCGTGCGGACGAATTCGGAATCGATGCAACAGTCGACGATGTCGCGTTCGCGGACATCGTTCGCGACGTCACCGAAGATGTACACGGCAGTTCGGACTCGATCAGGCGTGGTCTCCACTCGTCGGATCGCATCGACCTGTACGAAGCAAAAGCGCATTTCGTCGACGAGCGAACGCTCGAACTTTCCGGCGGTGAGGCCGACGAGTCGCGTCTCCGCGCGGACACCGTCCTCGTCGCAGCGGGAACCCGACCGGCGGTTCCCAACATGGACGGCATCGACGATGTCGACTACCTCACCAGTACCGAGGCACTCCAGTTGCAAACGCCGCCGGACCGTCTCGTCATCGTCGGCGGCGGCTACATCGCGGCCGAACTCGCCCAGTTCTTCGGAACGTTCGACAGCGACGTGTCGATCGTCAGCCGCCGACCGAACATGCTCCCGGACGCCGACGAGGAAGTGAGCGCGGCGTTTACCGAACGGTACGCCGATCGGTTCGACGTCCACGCCGGCTACGAGGCCGCGGCCGTTTCCAGAGACGGCGGCTCGATCACCGTCGAGGCACGCTCCTATACGTACTCCGACGGCGGTGGGACGAGGGGAGACGAGCGTCTCACTGTCACTGGAGACGAACTCCTCGTCGCTGCCGGACGAATCCCCAACACCGATACGCTGAATCTCGAGGCTGCCGGCGTCGAAACGGACGCAGACGGCTTCATCCAAACGGATGAGTACCTTCGGACGACCGCGGACGGCGTCTGGGCACTCGGCGACATCGTCGGCGAGTACTTGCTGAAACACAACGCCAACCACGAGGCGCGGACCGTCACACGTAACCTCTTCGGTGACGACCTCGTGCCGGCCGACTATTCGGCGATGCCGTTCGCCGTCTTCGCCTCGCCGGAGGTCGCGGGGGTCGGGCTGACCGAACAAGAGTTGCGCGCAACCGACCGCGAGTACGCGAAACGCGTCTACCCCTACGAGGAGACGGCTCGCGGGAGCGCGATGCACGCAGAGGGATTCGTCAAACCGCTCATCGACACCGAGGGAAAGATCCTCGGCTGTCACATCATCGGCCCCGGCGCCTCGAGCCTGATCCAGGAGGTCGTCGTCGCGATGACGGCCGGCACCGGGACGGTTCACGACATCCGCCAATCGGTCCACATTCACCCGGCGCTCCCGGAGGTCGTCCAGCGCGCATTCTCGGGGCAGTTCACGCTCGGCGATGGGCACGACCACGACCATCATCACAATGACGACCCCGGTCACACCCACGACCACGGTCACGATCACGCGCCCGAAGAGTGA
- a CDS encoding sugar phosphate isomerase/epimerase family protein: protein MQFGFSTNAFREYHLEDAIEAIADAGYDGVELLFDEPHLYPPTATDEERERVEKALDWNGITVSNGNAFMLTAIEDFHHPSYIEPDQAYRRERIEYTLAALDTAADLGLPYISIEPGGPIPDDRSREWAMDTFVDGLESVIPKAERVGVDLLVEPEPDLLIETADEFLELIERVDSDRVKCNFDAGHFYCVGENPIDLIDPLWESTRHYHLEDIPADRSHEHTQLGDGAMEIDAFLTELENRGYEGFVTVELYPYEETPIETAREAMYYLEERGWA, encoded by the coding sequence ATGCAGTTCGGTTTCTCCACCAACGCCTTTCGCGAGTATCATCTCGAGGACGCCATCGAAGCCATCGCCGACGCGGGGTACGACGGTGTCGAGTTGCTGTTCGACGAGCCCCACCTCTATCCGCCCACCGCGACGGACGAGGAGCGCGAACGTGTCGAGAAAGCCCTCGACTGGAACGGAATCACCGTCAGCAACGGCAACGCGTTCATGCTGACCGCGATCGAGGACTTCCATCACCCGTCGTACATCGAACCCGACCAGGCGTATCGACGGGAGCGAATCGAGTACACCCTCGCGGCGCTCGATACCGCGGCCGACCTCGGTCTCCCTTACATTTCGATCGAACCCGGCGGACCGATCCCCGACGACAGATCGCGCGAGTGGGCGATGGATACTTTCGTCGACGGCCTCGAGTCGGTCATCCCGAAGGCCGAACGCGTCGGCGTCGACCTCCTCGTCGAACCCGAACCCGATCTGTTGATCGAGACCGCAGACGAGTTTCTGGAACTTATCGAGCGCGTCGACTCCGATCGAGTCAAGTGCAACTTCGATGCCGGCCACTTCTACTGCGTCGGCGAGAACCCGATCGATCTGATCGACCCGCTCTGGGAGTCCACTCGTCACTACCACCTCGAGGACATTCCGGCCGACAGGAGTCACGAACATACCCAGCTCGGCGACGGCGCGATGGAGATCGATGCTTTCCTTACTGAACTCGAGAACCGGGGCTACGAGGGCTTCGTCACCGTCGAACTCTACCCCTACGAGGAGACGCCGATCGAGACCGCGCGCGAGGCGATGTACTACCTCGAGGAACGCGGGTGGGCGTAG
- a CDS encoding TatD family hydrolase has translation MRIIDPHMHMVSRSAEDYRRARRAGVECCIEPAFWSGQDKHHAGAFFDYFEQIIEHETDRAERAANVDHYVTIGLEPKEANYRDMAEKVVDRIPEYLDRDPVVGVGEIGFDQVTDDEEWAFRRQLEIAEDRELPVIVHTPHTDKPSGTEHIVDIIEEMGVTQERIIIDHNTENTIDISTRTDCWIGFTLYPGKIEADSAIGLLEEYGTDNMIFNSAADWDPSDPLAVPKARDRMIDRGWDREEVRKVIFENPYEFFDQSPNFDYEA, from the coding sequence ATGCGGATTATCGATCCACATATGCACATGGTCTCGCGCTCTGCCGAGGACTACCGGCGAGCGCGGCGAGCGGGAGTCGAGTGCTGTATCGAGCCCGCGTTCTGGAGCGGTCAGGACAAACACCACGCGGGTGCATTCTTCGACTACTTCGAGCAGATCATCGAGCACGAAACCGACCGCGCCGAGCGAGCCGCCAACGTGGATCATTACGTTACGATCGGTCTCGAGCCGAAGGAAGCCAACTACCGCGACATGGCCGAGAAGGTCGTCGACCGGATTCCGGAGTACCTCGACCGCGACCCCGTCGTCGGCGTCGGCGAGATCGGCTTCGACCAGGTCACCGACGACGAAGAGTGGGCGTTTCGCCGCCAGTTAGAAATCGCGGAGGACCGCGAACTCCCCGTAATCGTCCACACACCTCACACTGACAAGCCATCGGGAACCGAGCACATCGTCGACATCATCGAGGAGATGGGCGTCACCCAGGAGCGAATCATCATCGATCACAACACCGAGAATACGATCGACATCTCGACGCGAACGGATTGCTGGATTGGCTTTACGCTCTATCCCGGCAAGATCGAGGCCGACTCGGCGATCGGTCTCCTCGAGGAGTACGGCACCGACAACATGATCTTCAACAGCGCCGCCGACTGGGACCCGTCGGATCCGCTTGCGGTACCGAAAGCCCGCGACCGGATGATCGACCGCGGCTGGGACCGCGAGGAGGTCCGCAAAGTGATCTTCGAGAATCCTTACGAGTTCTTCGACCAATCCCCGAATTTCGACTACGAGGCCTGA
- a CDS encoding sugar phosphate isomerase/epimerase family protein → MVELAFSTNAYTKYDLPEAVRRIADHGYAGVELLGDDPHAYFPDFGDDERDELLEALDGSDIAVSNVNANTAMGYYTDAPPSAFFEPSVIRADDAAREWRVDYTKRAIDLAKTVDSPAVCLATGRPLPGTLPAEAHESLRKSLDEILDYAVAGDVEIGIEFEPELLVENTDEVLALIEDVGQDSLGVNLDVGHAAVYGEDVAESIRASAGSITGVHLEDIVGGPRGKHYHRIPGEGDLDFRNIFNALDDIGYDGFATVELYTYPDEPDRAAREAYAELERYV, encoded by the coding sequence ATGGTCGAACTCGCTTTCTCGACGAACGCGTACACCAAATACGATCTCCCCGAGGCAGTCCGCCGGATCGCGGACCACGGCTACGCCGGCGTGGAACTGCTCGGTGACGACCCCCACGCCTACTTCCCGGACTTCGGCGACGACGAACGAGACGAGTTGCTCGAGGCTCTCGACGGCTCCGATATCGCGGTTTCGAACGTCAACGCGAACACGGCGATGGGGTATTACACCGACGCGCCGCCGTCGGCGTTCTTCGAACCGAGCGTGATACGCGCAGACGATGCAGCCCGCGAGTGGCGCGTGGATTACACGAAACGGGCGATCGACCTCGCCAAGACCGTCGACTCGCCCGCGGTCTGTCTGGCGACCGGCCGCCCGCTACCCGGCACGTTGCCCGCGGAAGCGCACGAATCCCTCCGGAAATCGCTGGACGAAATCCTCGATTACGCAGTGGCCGGAGACGTCGAGATAGGAATCGAGTTCGAGCCCGAACTGCTGGTCGAGAACACCGACGAGGTACTCGCGCTCATCGAGGACGTGGGTCAAGACTCACTCGGCGTCAACCTCGATGTCGGCCACGCGGCGGTCTACGGGGAGGACGTCGCGGAGAGCATCCGCGCCAGCGCCGGTTCCATCACCGGCGTCCACCTCGAGGACATCGTCGGCGGCCCCAGAGGCAAACACTACCATCGCATCCCCGGCGAAGGCGACCTTGACTTCCGGAACATCTTCAATGCACTCGATGATATCGGTTACGACGGCTTCGCGACGGTGGAACTCTATACCTATCCCGACGAACCCGACCGGGCGGCTCGCGAGGCGTACGCAGAGCTCGAAAGATACGTATAG